TAGCTGGCGCCGTGGGTTGCTTGATGTCTTTTATGCCATGGTATATGTATGTTTTAGCCGTTATCTTATTCATCGCTTTATTCTGGCAAAAAGATTGGGGAAAGAAGATGAAGCGGTGGTGGAGGCGACAATAAGATTAAATTAAGAATTATTAGTGATTAAAATTTTTAGACAACCTTGATATTAGTTATTAAGGTTGTTTATATTTGGGATAGATTATTAGTTTAATTAAAAGTGCAATATGTGTGTACACATTACCCAAAGCTCTTGACAAAATTTTTTAGCTATGCTAGAGTGTTAGGGTTAAAAATTATTTAAAGTTGATTAATGAACAAAAACATTTTTTACAAAAAAATTCAGTGGTACAAAAAAGAAGCCATTTTAATTGTTTTGGCGGTGTTGATATTGAGTTTAATTTTAACTTTTATTCAACCTTTTGAATATCGCGCTTCAGCTCAAATTTTAGTTATTCGCAAGCAAACCGCAGGCATGGACGCTTATACGGCTGTTAAATCCTCAGAAAAAATTGCCAGTGGTTTAACAACGATTGTTTATTCTAGCTCGTTCATGGGCAGAGTTTTGAGTTCAGGTTACGAAATTGATCCTCAGCAATTTTCTGAGCATGAAGATAAAAGACGTAAAGAGTGGAAAGAGAGTATTGATGCTTATGTGGTGCCAGATACGGGCTTGATTAAATTAAATATTTATAATCAAGATAAAATTCAAGCTTCACAAATTGCTCAAGCGATTATTTATGTTTTAACTACCAGCAGTGATCAATATCATGGTGCAGGCGAAAATGTTGAGATTAAAGTCATTGATACACCGATTTTATCTAAATATCCAGTCCGACCGAATATTTTTATCAATTTTATATTAAGTTTAATTTTGGGTTTTTTATTGGCGACGGTTTATATTTATTTAAAACCCATTGATAATGTCTTGACACAAGATTTAAAAAGGTTTAAAATGACAGAGACGATTGGACAGGTTAATTTTAAACAAGATTATACTGCTAATCGCCAACCGATATTAAAAAATCAAGAATCAGAATTAATTCAGACAAATATAGAAGAACCATACGAAACAGATCATTTTAATTTTGAAGATTAAATATTTTTGTCCTTTTTAAAAATTAACCCAAAAGAAAAAATCAGTTTTTCAAAAACCACAAGGAGGAAAAATGAAAAATTGGCCGTTGATGTGTGTCATTATACTAATAGCTATTTGTGCGCTATTGGTAATGATGCCAAGTTGTTCGAGGGGAACAGGACCGGTAGCAGAAGATCCGACCGATTCGACTCTAGTGACAAGTAGTGAAGGTATTGTCAATATTCACATCTTGCGTAGTGGGGATATGCAGAACGATACGCTTTTCACTTGGCGCGCTGAAACGCTTTACGTGGTTTTACCTCTCGATGCCGAATATGTACCGCAGATCTACGAATCGATCATTGACGACATTATTTGGAGTGACCATAATGCCGTAGAATACAACGTCACTGCTAGTGGAGTTCTGCATGTCACAGTCTATGTTGATATTGGCGACATTCCTTTGGTTATACATGTGGATACGATTTACACTAATTATTCTAACGTCGATTACGACGTGGTCGGTTCTACTGTTTATTTTCATGTCTACGTTGATACGACCGGTGAGGAACCACCGCCCGACGACGAAGTCTATAATATCAGAGTGTATTTCTGTGGAGACTATGCAAGTCAAGTTCCAGAGCCATATTCTGATGGCCCGAGACTTGGTACCACGCTAACATCTAATCACGCTTGGATAGATGGTATAGTAATGTTGCGTGATTTTCAAGACAACGTGTGGTATCGTGATTGCCTATCGATTTCTCCATCCGAAACGGTTTACTTAATTAATTTTAAGTTGTCCGATTATTCCTGGGGATATTGGGCGGTTACCATGACCGAGTTTATTGGTGCTGTTCGGGTAGCTAATTTAGATACGGGTAGTGAGGTAACACTGACTCGACCAATACCAAATGGTATTGGACAAGGAGCAAACGTAGGGGTGATACTTTACGCCAACGGCACCTTAACTGAACCGTAACGCACAAGCGTAACAATAAGGGTCTATCTGGGATTTATCCACAGGTGACCCTTTTTTATTTATATTATATTTGACATAATTTTTAAGACATGATAATCTTGATACAAAGTTCTTTTTATAAAAAAACAAGCAAACCTTTTTAAAACCACACAGAAACGGAGGAAAAATGAAAAGGTATTTTCTGATCTGGCTGGTAATTGTCCTATTGGCAATACCGGCCTTTTCGCAAGTCAAACTTAACCTGGGTGGAGGAGGTGGAATAGCTCCGCTTTTAGTCGGTGACACAACACAAACTTTGCCTTACGGAGGTTGGGTTAGATTGGGCGTAGAATGGCCAAAGATAACAGTGGGCGTACAAAGCGACTTAGATATGAATTATTTTAATGATTCAAACGAAGGCGCCAGGCGTTCATATGCTAACGAAGCGTTAAGTTCGCCGAGTGATGTAGCTATTAGTCGTCTCTTTGTCGGTCCGTATATTAGTAAAAAATTGATTGGACCGCTCTATGGAACGGCGACAGCGGGAGCAACTTTTTGGTGGATGAGCGACTTGGCAATTATGGGCGATCCACTGTATGCCAAATATAACGGGACTTGGACCGATTTAATGGGCACAAACATTAGTGCCGGCTTGGGTCTGGAAGTTAATCAACCGCTATTTTGGTATGTGAGTGGTATAATTGCCACCGAACTTCGATGGCACTTTGGCGGAGATGATTTTACGCAAACTCATCTAGGTTCGGGTGGCCAGTTACGACTTTATGCTGGTTTAGGTGTTGACTTTCCGCTGAGTAAGGGCGAAATTTCGGTTAAGAAATCTTCATCTTCAGCTCAAGTCGAGACAGTCAAGGTAGTAACCACTAAAGAAGTTTCGAGCGTGCCAAAAGACTTAACGCCCGATGGACTAAGATCTTACGCCGAGGCCTTGAATCAGGCCGCCGATTCTGTTGAAAAGGCGATGCAAAACTCAGGTTCGACTCTCAAGGGAACAGTCCTGGGCGATCCATTGATCCTGTCAGGGTTTAAAGTCGGTTCAGCCGAAATTACCGGTAGTATGGAAGATCAATTGGAAGATTTTTTAAAACCGCTTAAGAAGTCTTCCGATGTTCACGTTGTCATTACCGGACATACTGACGAAGTCGGTTCAGTT
The sequence above is drawn from the Patescibacteria group bacterium genome and encodes:
- a CDS encoding OmpA family protein; this translates as MKRYFLIWLVIVLLAIPAFSQVKLNLGGGGGIAPLLVGDTTQTLPYGGWVRLGVEWPKITVGVQSDLDMNYFNDSNEGARRSYANEALSSPSDVAISRLFVGPYISKKLIGPLYGTATAGATFWWMSDLAIMGDPLYAKYNGTWTDLMGTNISAGLGLEVNQPLFWYVSGIIATELRWHFGGDDFTQTHLGSGGQLRLYAGLGVDFPLSKGEISVKKSSSSAQVETVKVVTTKEVSSVPKDLTPDGLRSYAEALNQAADSVEKAMQNSGSTLKGTVLGDPLILSGFKVGSAEITGSMEDQLEDFLKPLKKSSDVHVVITGHTDEVGSVWKNLALSYDRAKAIKDWLVRSGIDPERLSIDGQGENDPLIPNNQPKERWRNRRAVLVFYIPLKE